CATCTTCCTTCAAGCCACAATGGTGGATCTGGTTACAGGCGGTATCACAGGTGTCCTGTCTGCCAGCTGGATTTTGGTGgctgtttattttaataaatgttttgcTCCATCTTTTCCTGTATCTATCTCACAGGTGGGtcaggaaagagagagaaattgaaagaaaatacttCCCCTGTGCTCAAGGTCAATAGCAACTAAACCAAAGGACAGGTCTGCCCACAGTGCCTGTAGGAGCATCATGTTCATCAAGGACAGATCCTGGTCCGGGACTGCTGATCTACATGAATCATCCTTTCCACCTGCTGACCATCACAAAGTATCAATTTGCACACAAAAACCACCCAACTCATCCACAAACTCACAGATTTACAGAAGGGCATAGTGGCTCCCATAACTGGGTTGAACAACACATAATATGGGTACCTCCCTCATCAATTTTGGCAGATCTTGTTCCAGAAAACTTGCCAGAGACTCATTTTGAATATATTCCCCAAGAGTTGGCTCAAAACAAGGTCTAGGAAAATCCAAGCAGGTGAAGAGCCATGTGCAGCCAGCTCTGATGTTTGcttccccctcctgctcccagcccagtcAAAAGCACTGGAACAGCCCCAGTGTGTTACTGTGAGCAGGATGCCAGGACTCATATCTGAGCATCTTTCAGTGGCTCTCAGACAAAGTCGGTACCTCCACCCTCTGAGACTGAAATGTCATGGGACAAATATGACTTGTAAACATAACTGGACTCAAAAAAACCTGTGATCTGCTTCTTTGGACTGCACATTCTGTTTTGCCTTGGGTTAGTAAGATGATATATCCACCTTAAGAGCACCAGCCTCAACTCTTCTCCTTGGAGAACATGTCTGAGGTATCTGGGGAGCACCTTGAGTACACAAACCTCTGTCAAGGAAGGGGATTTGGCTGTGGACACAAGATCTTTCAAGCATCCATCGCCCTGCCCTACTCAATTTCACAGCCCAGATCCGCACCAACCCTTTCCCTGCGCCTCTCCCTTCATCTTTCACAGTGGTGGGATGTCCCTTCTCACTTTCCCACTCTGGGGAGGCTATGAGGAGGAGGGCTGGAAAGAAGAGGTATCACTCACACACAGGGAAGGAGACAGTGGACTAAAATCAGCCTCCTCATGTCTTCTAGTTGCCACTTTCCCATGACAGTGTTATCTCCAGAAGGGATGGATGAGAGGTCCACCACTCACTACAATGCTGCAATTTCCAGCCCATCTTCACATGTGGATGCTCAGGGTGGGCTTCCACCTTCCCACTGCCCCTCCCCACACGAGGGAGGTATCACCCATCTCAGCTGTGTTAGCATAGAGAGAACATGATAACATGTTCTCAGCTAGACCAGCTCAATCAAAATCCCATCTCTCCTACCTACACAGTGCCTTGGCCCTTGGCTAAGAGGCTTCCAAAGGTCAGGGGCTCCCAAAAAACTCTTTATCCAGTTAAGAAAGCGCTGCAGCAGGATTTGTGCCCGGCAGCACAAATCCAGCACTGCAAGTCTTTCAGCCATGTCTGGGCCGGAAAGCCCAAGGCTATGGAATCCCTGCAGACAGCCTTGGATCTGGAACAGAGGAGAGACAACAGGGTCCCTTCAGCCTCACCTTTGTGTCTCTCAACATGCAGAGCTCAGCCTACAACTATCAACTGCCTCCATGGCCACCAGCCAGATGGAGAACCCAAAAGgtgtcctggggctggggtCAGATGCCTGTTCTCCACCAAGTTCAAGTACAGCAGCAGATAGCCTTGTGCCACAAAGTATGGAATGAATTAGAGTGTTTGGCAGATTAAAGTGTGACTCTGAATAATTAAAAGTGGCCTGGAGCCATGTGGGTCTCCCCTCCCTGCCAATTCCTGGAAGGATTGCTGCTTCACCCTTCAAGGAGGCAGCagtacatacacacacacacacacacacacacacacacacacacacacacccccctgGATGTCTTGGCATTTCCTTTCTCAACGAGCTGGAAAATGGATATTTTTAAGGATATTATGTACTTGGGTGTGCCTGAGACACAGCAAGAGAGAGCCGTGCTCTGGAGCAATCTGCAATGCCTGATAGGCAGCAAGTTGGTCCAGACACgttcaccaggagctgtggcaCTCTTTAGGGCTCCCCTGTTGGTACCAGGAGGGTGCTAAGTGGGCTCTCACCTCAGCACCTCCCCGCCACCATGGCTGCCATGGGGGACAAGAGCTCAGATGGGTGGGGAAAAGCTCCATTTTCAATCCCAAATTCTGACTGTTCACAAATGATACCAAATCCAAGGCTCCCACATTACATCAGGTCGTCCCTCTTGCATTGTGTATGAAAACCAGCCAATCTACCCCCAACAGAAATAATGTGCCTCTAAGAAACAACTGGAAACCAGAGATATTGCCCATTTTTCTTCTGGGAAGCGCTGCTCGGAACACCTCCTGAGtgttaaaaatattataaagaCCATATGCAATGGAAACATCCTGTGGATAAGGCTATTGTGTATTCCTTTGTGATCTTTTACTCTGTGTTTTATCAGCCTGTGTGCATGTGGAAAGCTAGAAAACTGATAGGGATATGCCAGTCAGAGCTCTCAGAGTCCCCCACCACAGCCTGGGTGTGAAGATTCCGAAAAGAATCAATGCCATTTCTGTGCCATAAGACTCCTGGGGATGTTACCCAAATGTATAAATTGTCTTGTGGTCTTTCTTTGCCTCAGACTCTTGTCAGCAGTTCTTCATTTCATCTGATATTGCTTACATGTACTCAAATTAAACACAGATCATAGGGAGGGGGTTCGCCCTGGATGGGTTTctgggaggaaaacaaaagctcTGAAAATCACTATGAAAACAACCCAGAAGTGATGGCACTTTCTATCATGCTATTAGGCTCACGGAGAAACATCTCCTCTAACCAATGGCAGGGCAAGAAACCACATGTAAAAGAAGATTTTCAAACCTCTAGATACTGGACCTCACTTCAATTCTATTTTGAGGTCTTTTTGTACTGCCCTTGCCACGTAGTACTGTTTTTAACTGAGATTATTTTGTATTCCCTAGTGCCTCAAGAACCTGAGAAGGGAGAATGTCTAATGCAGCACATGCCACAAGCAAACACAAAAACTCAGTACATGGGAATTAAAGAGAACTGTGCAGGATGCTACCTGCTCTGTTTCAGACTGCTTCTTCTCCTAAAACAGCTGGCTCTGGACTACATGAGCAGCATTTTCCAGTCTTGAAATTCATCTCCCAGCActcagagcagagagggaactCTGCAAGAGCAGAAGCTTTTAACtttaataagagaaaaaaaatattactttttcattttaattttgtgaatAACGTGGACAACACAGTTATcagcttatttttttcctagtggCCAGGATTTGCAAGACTCACAGAGCAGAGTCACTTTTGGTATCAGCAATGTCCTTCTCAGCCACCACAGGAAGACCTCTGGCACATGCATCCAAGGCAGCTCAGGCTCTCTCTGGACATGATGCTATTTCATCATTTCCAAAATCAGGGTGGTCTGAAAAACTATGGGTACTTCCCcaactttccttttttcttccccctctctGGGGGCATGCTGCCTGGCAGATGGATCAAAACAAGTCCCCATAGCAAACATCACATGAACAAGCCCTTCTCTGGTAGGCAGGGAGCTCTAGTACAAGTGGCTATTTCTCTGTGGCTTGTGCCCTCGTGGTGCTGTGAAGTGTCACTGATTGAGACCCTCTACCATTCACCTGGTTGAGAGCATCAGGGAAGAGACAGGCTGGGACCAGCAGATGTGCTGCTGCCCACAGATGGGCTCAGGGATTCACCCAACCCAGTGGCTCCCAGTCTATGCACACAGAAGTTgctaaaatacaaataattctGAAACTATTTCCTCTACTTCCATAGAGGaagaatgtaatttaatttgatttttgctTTGCACAGTAATGGCAAGGTCATTTATGCAATTACATTGCTTTTCTTATCTTGTTCCCTTTTCAGCTGCTCCAAAGtcttccaggtgtcccagtcAGGTCATTATTCTGTTACAGCAGCCATGGTACCACCAGAGAAGAAGATCCAAACCCAAAGATGCTAAACAGTTATTTGCAGACTGCCAGGCTAACCCTCTAATTaccttgggttttttgtttttttttgggacaCTGACTGCCCCCCTAAAAGCTCTATTATTAGAGCTAATACCTCCAGATAAAGCTCTGGAGGTCTCTCAGAAGGCAAGTCCATTCATCTAAATCAATTGAGGTATCATTGTGGTTGTGGCTCTGCTGCTTGAGTCAATGCAGGGAGAGAGGCTTAATAAAAGGTATAGTCTCCCCCTGCAATCTTAATTGAAGTTATCAGACTCCTTAATTTCCATGGACTTTATTTCAGCGCTCTCACTGTTGCTCACAATTGGGCTGACACCTTGACATCAGCCCCTTGTTGTGATGCACGTGGGGTTATTTTGCAGCTCTCCTGCACACATAAAGGGGGAGGCCAAAAGAACACATTTCCTTACCAACCTGTTGGCAAAACCAGTTCAAGCCCCTCTGAACAATAACTACAAGTGCTGCTAGAGATTTCTATTGTCCTTATCACACCAGACCTCAAGTCAGTTCTCCTGTAATCCCTTGTGTGCAGACAAAGCAACAAGGTCCTCTTTATGAGATCACACAACCCTGCAGAAGGCCAGAAGGAGAAATTACAGCTTGTAGATTTGCACTAAAATGGTGAAACTCTGCAGAGGGGCTAGACTTCAGTCCCAATGTACTGCATCATCCCTTGGTTTTAGAAGCAACATTGTGGAAACCACTGCAACAACGAGCTGGAGTAAAGCAAGAGATCTGCAACATCACCAAGGGACTGAGACAAAAAGTCAAGATGAAGCCACATTAGTATTTGCCTCTGCAAACATGGAGGCCAAAATGCAAGTGCCTAAAGAAACAATGGCAGGAGCTATCACAGCACTCTGAAATGGCCAGAGCAAGCGCCTAAGTGAATTTATGAGACTGTAGGATTATTGGAAAACTATGGAAAGCAGTATTTGGCTCTTAGCCCAGACTGCAAGGGGCTTAAAAATGCAGCTGGAATTAGCtttcagcaaaagcagcaggCCCGGGATGAGGAAAGTATTATACTCAAAGAGATGTGCCTTGGGTCTGACCTCTTTTCATCACATGCTATGGACCTttccaaaaattaaattaaatcattTTACCATGATGGAAAAGGCAGGTGGCACATCCCAGTGCATCAAAAAGTTCCTGCACATCTCTTTGCTCTCTTTTGCATTATCAGACACATTTgctggaaggaggagaaggagctgtcagagtTTTCCTAGTTTCACCCCTCGGGCAGCCCAGACAAGGCTGCCTGCATGCAAGGAGCACTGCAGACAGAAGAGGCCAAGCAGGAAGACAACATGTCAGTGGTCACTTTTGGGTCACCTGCTCCGTGGCCAGCTCAAGCACACCCTGCAGAAGGAACATCTTGGAGTAGTATTACGTTAGGCAAAGACACTCATCCATCATGAGATTTTCTCACATTCTGGCTGAGCATCCCAGAGCTGCAAATACAAATTATCCATTGCAACTGCACATGCTTCTAGCACCAAAGTCTCTCTTAAAGTGTCCACCCCAGAAATATATCATGATCAGGATTCCAAAAGACTTTCAGAGTATGGGATTTGCCTGTAAACAGAAAATTTCATCATTCCTTTATTCCAaacctcctctgctgcttttcaaGTTGTCCCTGCATGCAGCTGTTCCAACACCTGGAGGCAGAACCTTACCTATGAACTCCTGGGATGAGACTTTCATCCCAGCTGCCTTCTGCTCGGAATGTCTCAACATTTCCACCTCTCCTCTCTGACTGCACAAAGCATCCATGAGGTATTTTAAGTAACTATTTATGCCAGTACACAGCAGCTAGTGAGACCCCTGACTCCTCACTACAGTATGAGCCTCATCAAACAATCCTTCTCTCTGTCCAAACTCTTCCCAACTTGACATCATCACAGGACCCATCTTTGGATGTACTCAGGCTCCCAAAGAGGTTCTTTTTCAAAAACTTCAGGAATAATGCTCTGAGTTATGTTCACTGTCTGTGCCATGAAGCTGGCACACACCACAGATGTCAGCTCAGGAGCCAGCATGGGGCAGCTCAGCTGAGCAaatttggaaaaggaaattGTTCACACTGTGACAGGATGTAAGCAGACACTGTGACAACAGGGAAAACCACCActatatttaaaaagacagaGAGAGGAGGGAAACGTAGAGACCTGTACCTGGGAAGAGCTGAGGAACAAATTCCTAATATTGCAGCAGCCAGAAATGTCATCTCTTTCCCAGGCTGGGGCACTCAGGCGCCGGGAGCCGGCGCTCAGCTGGGCAAACACAGACGCAGGAGCTGAATGAGAGCACAGTCAGCCCCATCTATTTTTAACTGGTGCAGAGGAAGCTTTTACTTTTCATTATGAAGGCAAGACAAAGTGTCCATCAGTTGTGCTGAATTTGTTCCCTGGACGGGTGGGGGTTGAATCGTGTAAAGCCCCCGGCCCCTGTCCGTGGGACCAGCAGCTCTAATCCCCCCCCAGTCTGCTCACAGCTGCATGGGTCAAAGAGTGCAACAGCTGAAATGCACTCTTGATACATATGCTGAGGGTTGCCCCAACTTACCCTGGGGGTTTCTGCCTGGTGATTTCCATTAAGGCTGACTGGTGAGATTCACTGCTGGCGTGAACGAGCACCAGCCCATCAAGATCCCCTACATTTAGCTCAGCATGACGAAATAAACAGTGCAGAGGCATCACAAGCAGATGCTGGCAGTTGGATCTGGTGGCCTCCCAATGCCACTTTGATCCCCTGGACAAAAATCTGTGgatttggcagcagcagcacctttaCTTGCCAAGTATGTTGCTTGTGGCACTGGGGAGCAGGGGAGTGGAGGGAGGAGGCAGGGCTAGGACCAGGGCTCTCCACCTCCCCCTTCTTGCCCAGACAGGGTTACAGCTCTGCAATTTAATTGTGGGCTAATTAATTTCCTCTTAAATATCaatttctgctgctgtccccacacATATATTTGAACACATTCCCTCCCCAGAATATCAGCAGCAAGAAAACACTTGCTAATGGGGCATCCCAAGGAGAGGAGCTGTGTCACTGGCCAGATGGACACACAGCAGCTCAAACTTTGTGTGCTGGCATTTGGCCAGGTGGTGAAAGAAAAAGGATCAGCCAGCTACTGAATTCCCTGCATCCATCTCCCAAGCAAGCCACTCACACATCTGCTGTCATACATAAACATCACGCCTTGGGTAAATCCACAGAACACACAAGCAATGACACCTGTCCTGTCTATCCTGACCTGGAGGGGTGCTTAAAATGTTCTCAGCTACCAAGGAAAACCACCAGCCTCACAAAACAAGGTTTGGCACTAAACCAGCTCTCCAAGTTCCACTTTTTCAAAAGTATATGCACATCCAGAACATGCACACACATGACAACATGTTGCTCCTCTCTGCCAAATAAGCATTTGGTAAAATCCTGCACTTATTACACACGCTACAATCCCATAAAGGGGCTCAGAAGCCACCAACAGTGGGCATCTTTGGATGTTCTTAAGGGAGGATTGCCTAGAGGGTGAACTGCTTTCTGTGGCCTTCCTTGAAAGGAGAAAGAGACATTTCATCTGTCATGTTCAGAAGTAAGTGCTGGCATCACTTAGAGGAACCCTGCCCTCATCACTCACATGAAATGTGCCGTTAAgagtctttttttccccagctgctACAAAGGCAGCTCAGGGTGATTATTTCAGTAGATGTTTATGCTGTTATGTGGAGTCAGGCAAGAATAATCCCTTATAGTCTGTCATGGTCCAGGCACTGCTCTCACTACATGAGATGAACACAGAAGTTCAAAAGCAAAGATCTGCTCCTGAGCATTTcagctgaaatttaaaaaagaggTCTAGAGATAGCAAACCAAGAAATTATCTAGGTGGGGGAGGACAAGTTCACAAGTAATACTATTTTTAACCTATTGCTCATTAACAAGTTGATACCAAGCTTTGCTCAGGTCCACTGCAAGCTAAAGAGGTTAACACAGAGGTCAGCTTTGAAAACAGTTTAATATTTCCTCACCAGTGTGTTACTTTGCTAGTGATACTACCCAAGGAACAGGAAAATCAGGGACCTGCTTCTCTGTGTTCACATACATATGCTCACAAAGGACATGGGAATGCCTGTGCCCACTTTGAAAACAAGCACTGGAAAGCAAAAGAATCTCTTACCCGGTTGTCCTCTTGAATCTCCCAGTCACTGGAGAAGCTCAGCATGTGCTGTGCCTGTGAGCAGTTTGAAAACTGGAAAAGGCTGGCAAACATTCTTCTGTTCTCCTGGGTGTCAGGGAAGATTGCCTCCTGGAAGTTGACTCCATGTGGCAGGAGGATGTAGTTCTCATCCATTCTGGAACACAGATTGCAGGGGCAGCCCACTGTGAGAATGAACAGCACTCTCTCTCCTGCAGAAGTCACCTGTCATACTCCAGCCTAGCTCAACAAAAAGTCACACAGACTTATAGACAGCAAGTGGATCTCAGCTCTCCTGGCACCAAAATTACAATTTCCACCATAAGGACTGGATCAGGCAGCAGCAGTAAGGACCAAACAGGCTCCTTCCACCCTGTAGATTCCTGTGAAACCCCATGAAGGAGGCAAATCTGTATTTTGGTGCCATAGTTTCTACTGAATCTGCATCACTTTGCCCTTGAGCCCAGAGTTTAAGTACTCCTTCAAGCAGCTAATAAATAACTTGTGTcaataaaatgtgtttaaagATGTCGCTGCAGACTAAGCCCTAGACAGCATCAAAATTACTTTTGTCATGCATCCAGTCTAAGAATATACCAAGTATTTCAAAACAAGCCACTGAGTAGTATTTCGCAAATGCTCTCAAATTGAAAGGTCACAGAGATGGCTCTGTTCCCACattgtggtttattttcttattctttcGATGAGCCCAAAGTCAGGGTCTGGCTGGGACTTGGGAGAGTCGATGGAAAGCTATCAGGTGAGTATTTGGGGATGGGCTTTAAACTCCCATGCCAAACTCCGGCAAACAGGCGCTGGCCTCTCTCCAGCTCTGTGACCGTCCCGCcgtaaaaacaaaagcagcagcacccaCGAGCTACTcaacagcagctccctgtgcatGTGCTGGTCGTCAGTGCTGGAATACTATGGGAGTTTGGTGTGCCgggcttttctttccctgtgaaaccGTGGGTGGAAGCGCAAAGGAGAAGGCGCTGCGCGGAGAGCGGCAGCGGCACGGAGCGAACTCTCCGGGCAGGGGCGGGCGCGCATCCCCCGCCCGCGGAGATGCCCCGGAGCCGGGATGCGACATCCCAACCCCTCCTCGGACCCCCCTACCCCGGGACTCACCggaggaagaagaaataagCGTAGCCCTGCATGACGGTGTGCGAGTGGCAGGAGAAGTAGCCGAGGCCGGTGAGGTTGAGGCGGGAGCCGGCGGGCACCTCCAGCATGCTGCCCCACGCCTGGTCGCACAGCAGCTCGATCTCGGCCGAGTAAAAGAGGTCCCCCGCTCCCTGCTGGGGGCCGCCGGGGGGGcccctctgccagggcaggtAGTTGTAGGCGCCGTAGGGGTCGGGGTGCAGGGCCAGCACCCGCGCGTACACGATGATCGCGGCCAGCTCGGCCCGGCAGCCCTCGCTGAGCGGCCGCCACTCTGCCGGCAGCTGgcagcccccgccgccgcccgcccggccccccagcagcagcaccagcaccagcaccggcaccggcaccggcagcgGCGGCATCGCGGGCGGCTccgggccgggcgggcaggGGAGCGCCGGGGGTCAGGGGGGTTGGAACGGGGGACAGGCGGCCCGGAGGCGCTGCGGGCTGCCCCGGAGGCTACGGGGGACCGGGGCTGGGCGAgagcgcggggaggcggcgaGGCGGAGATGCGAAGGGGTGGGGGTGCAAAGGGGCGGGAGGGGGGAGAGGAGGGTGCCAGGGGAGGATGCACAGAGGGCTGAGAGCCGGGCAGGCAGGAGTGAGAAGGAGCGAAGATGCAGAGGGTCCAGGGACAGGAGGTGTACGGGGGCAGAGATGCGAGGAGCAGAGATGCAAAGgggagggatgggaaaaggCAGAGATGCGAAGGGGCAGAGAGGCAAAGGGGTGGGCTGTAAGTGAGAGAGGTGCAAAGGGGGAGGTGAAAAGGGAGGGATACAAAGGGGAGGGATGCAAAGGCAGGGTTGCAAAGAGGAGGAATGCAATGGGAAGAGGTGGACAGGACGGAGACTGCAAAGAGGGAAGATGTAGAAGAGCAGAGATGGGAAAGGCAGACATACTCCGGGCTGAGTGAAGCTGCTGCCAGACACTCCTTGGACCCGGGGTGAGCACTTGGTGGCACCCAGGGCTTTGAAAGGCAAAGGTGTGGCTCGTAGGGTTTTGGAAATGCAAAGGTCCCAGAGCAGGGGGCTGTGCACAGCTCTCCTAGGAAAGAAAATCCTGGGAAACTTAAGATGCGTTTGTGTAGAAACTTGTAACTCTAGTCATCCACTTCTCCCACTTCAAATGAGGCTGGAGAAGAACTTGCAAGTGTAGGAGACCAGCTCTTCCTAGCAGCCTGCAATCAGTTTCCAAAATACATCTGGTGAGCAAGGTAAAAGCCAGGTCTCAATATATTTTGACTTCCCACTGCTTCATTCTAGAACAGCTGATGTAGCTTTTTGGCAGATAGCTCAAAGACTGACCCTCTCTCCACATACAAACTTCTGTGGAGCTTCTCCCAAGGATCCCTGGGGGCCTTGCACCACTCACAGCCTCCAACAGCCTCTTTCTATTTCAGTATTCTCCTTTTCCCACATCTGATCTCACTTGGAATAggcatggggtttttttttttgttttgttttgttttttttttttttttttttttttggtatgaATATCATGGAGACAGTCACAGCTAAATCTCTCCCTGGCTGTAAAGGTTACTCAAAGCCTGGCAGCATGTCGTGGCTGTTTCTTTTAATCCCACCCTCCATCTGTCTCCATCTGCCTTTCCAGTCCTCTACAAGGACTTGGAGCTCTTGGAAGCAGAAGGTGCCTCTTTGTTCCACATCCATGCTGCACCTGGTATAGGAGGGTCCTTGTGCAGGACTGGGGTTCGAAATAATGTGCAAAATAATGAATCATCAGTGGAATAATGCTGAGTCAGCTTCATAACAGTGAGACAAAACAGCTTCAGTGACAAGAGTCTTCCTCTGGAATAGTTTCATCGGTCTCATCTGTGTGCTGAAGAGTTTAACAAAGTAGTATTCATATTTCATGATGGTAAGATGCTACAATATATTTCACCATAGCTTTATGCATGGACAGCAAGGTTGGTTCTTGCTAAAGGATAAagagattttgattttttttttccccaaaaaaaaatcagaatgacagagtttttctatttttttccctgtttctcaaATATCAACAAATTGCTTCAAacttccaggggaaaaaaaa
This portion of the Anomalospiza imberbis isolate Cuckoo-Finch-1a 21T00152 chromosome 5, ASM3175350v1, whole genome shotgun sequence genome encodes:
- the CCDC3 gene encoding coiled-coil domain-containing protein 3 → MPPLPVPVPVLVLVLLLGGRAGGGGGCQLPAEWRPLSEGCRAELAAIIVYARVLALHPDPYGAYNYLPWQRGPPGGPQQGAGDLFYSAEIELLCDQAWGSMLEVPAGSRLNLTGLGYFSCHSHTVMQGYAYFFFLRMDENYILLPHGVNFQEAIFPDTQENRRMFASLFQFSNCSQAQHMLSFSSDWEIQEDNRLMCSSVQKALFEEEDRVKKLQQKVATLEKRNKQLRDRVKKVKRSLRQARKNSRHMELVNRKLSEKLSSAGGQIPYINSLKQENSHGTYLKV